The Henckelia pumila isolate YLH828 chromosome 2, ASM3356847v2, whole genome shotgun sequence genome includes a window with the following:
- the LOC140879233 gene encoding uncharacterized protein — translation MSNRNPLSAILDTNKLTGPNYSDWLRNLKIVLASEKLTYVLTKAPPKEAAKDISPDELKKLETWWDHDLKAKCYMLASMSNELQRQFEETVNAASIHLHLQELYGAQTRAERFTTVKALMTARMREGTSVHEHCVRMIGYIERLVSLDMVHPHELLVYVLLLSLPNSFDGFVVNFNMNKIEATLEELVNMITSFEATMKKEKPVLLVGSSSRAKKWTKGKGKKRSAPTRKNKPNKKHLLNAPKTDKKDDVCFHCKQPGHWMRNCRDYLSQKRSEKGMFYIEINVLINTSSWVMTRSKRLRKSETFLRMGNGARVAAKAKGGVYLVLNNNFKLYLKDVLYVPDLVKNIISIPMLDRDGFVCTFAKGNATFLEKKFLLDRKGNIVELEEVQAQPTEDLTPQQPIPEIHVRRRSERTSRPPIRYGLLLEGDQVGPEVGCDPRTFKEAIFDVDSSQWLEAMQSEFDSMHSNQVWTLVDPPDGIVPIGCKWIYKRKLGEDGKMDVKAAFLNGNIKEEIYMSQLEGFTTIGRMLQSTKVWLSSKFLMKDMGEASYILGIKIYRDRSKMMLGLTQSTYIDTILRRFSMEESKRGHLPMCHGISLSKSMCPKSDEEIEMMTRIPYASAISSVMYNMISTRPDIAFGLSVTSRYQANPGPMHWKAVKDILKYLRRTKNMFMVYGGGELKLEGYTDSSFQTDVDDSKSTFGFVFILNGGAVSWKSSKQDTVADSTTEAEYIAASDASKEAVWLRNFVQELGIIPYAVDPVPVYCDNTGAVAKAKEPRSHHRSKHILRKFHIIWEIVGRGDIIIERVASADNLADPLTKPLPGPLRAPQWYGWV, via the exons ATGTCTAATCGCAATCCATTATCTGCTATCCTCGATACAAACAAACTTACTGGACCAAATTACTCTGATTGGCTAAGAAACCTAAAAATCGTACTGGCGTCGGAGAAGTTAACATATGTACTAACAAAAGCACCTCCAAAAGAGGCAGCTAAGGACATCAGCCCTGATGAGCTGAAGAAGCTTGAGacttggtgggaccatgatcttAAAGCAAAGTGCTATATGTTGGCTTCGATGTCAAATGAATTACAAAGGCAATTTGAGGAAACGGTGAATGCTGCTAGCATTCACCTACACCTACAAGAGTTGTATGGTGCACAAacaagagctgaaaggttcacaACTGTAAAAGCACTCATGACTGCACGTATGCGAGAAGGGACTTCGGTTCATGAGCATTGTGTTCGCATGATTGGGTATATTGAGCGATTGGTAAGCCTTGACATGGTACATCCCCATGAGCTTTTAGTTTACGTCCTGCTATTGTCTTTACCAAATTCATTTGATGGGTTTGTGGTAAACTTCAACATGAATAAGAttgaggccacccttgaagagttgGTCAACATGATTACTTCATTTGAAGCAACCATGAAAAAGGAGAAACCAGTTCTCCTTGTTGGCTCTTCGTCTCGTGCGAAGAAATGGACTAAAGGAAAGGGCAAGAAGCGTTCTGCTCCAACCCGAAAAAACAAACCCAATAAAAAGCATTTGTTGAATGCTCCCAAAACCGACAAGAAAGACGATGTTTGTTTTCACTGCAAACAACCTGGGCATTGGATGCGCAATTGCAGGGATTACCTTTCTCAAAAACGTTCtgaaaagggtatgttctacataGAAATAAATGTCTTgattaatacttcttcttgg gtgatgacaagaagcaaGCGACTCAGGAAAAGTGAGActttcttgaggatgggcaatggagCAAGAGTTGCCGCAAAAGCTAAAGGAGGTGTTTATTTAGTGTTGAATAATAACTTTAAGTTGTATCTTAAAGATGTTTTGTATGTTCCTGATCTTGTGAAAAACATTATATCCATTCCTATGTTAGATAGAGATGGATTTGTTTGTACATTTGCAAAAGg gaatgccaccttcctcGAGAagaaatttctattggatagaaaggGAAATATAGTAGAGCTTGAAGAGGTTCAAGcacaacccactgaagatcttACACCCCAACAACCAATACCTGAGATACACGTAcgtagaagatccgaaaggacttcaaGACCACCTAtaagatatggtcttcttcttgaaggtgATCAGGTTGGACCTGaagttggatgtgatccaagaacttTTAAGGAAGCTATTTTTGATGTCGATTCATCCcaatggcttgaagctatgcaatcagagtTTGACTCGATGCATTccaaccaagtttggactttagtagatcctcctgatggaatcgtTCCTATAGGTtgcaaatggatttacaaaaggAAACTTGGAGAGGATGGGAAG atggatgtgaaggcAGCATTTCTTAATGgcaacattaaggaagagatttacatgtctcaacttGAAGGATTCACAACCAtaggaa gaatgttgcaatcaactaaagtgtGGTTATCCAGTAAATTCTTGATGAAAGATATGGGTGAAGCATCCTATATTTTGGGCAtaaagatctatagagatagatcaaaGATGATGTTGGGTTTGACCCAATCCACCTATATAGATACCATACTGAGAAGGTTCTCTATGGAAgaatccaagagaggacatctaccaatgtgtcatggaaTTTCTCTATCTAAGTCAATGTGCCCTAAAAGTGATGAGGAGATAGAGATGATGACACGCATACCGTACGCATCAGCCATTAGTAGTGTCATGTATAATATGATTTCAACAAGGCCTGATATTGCATTTGGTCTGAGTGTcacaagcagatatcaggcAAACCCCGGtccaatgcattggaaagctgtgaaagataTTCTGAaatacttgcgaaggactaagaatatgttcatggtatacgGGGGAGGAgaattaaaattggaaggctatactgactctagcttccaaacaGATGTGGATGATTCGAAATCAACCTTTGGTTTTGTATTTATTCTTAATGGTGgcgctgtctcttggaagagttccaagcaagacaccgtGGCGGATTCCactactgaggcagaatacattgcagcatcggatgcatCAAAGGAGGCAGTTTGGTTGAGAAATTTTGTTCAAGAATTGGGCATCATTCCTTATGCTGTTGATCCAGTACCGGtttactgcgacaacactggtgccgttgccaAAGCAAAGGAACCCAGATCTCATCACAGATCCAAACATATACTAAGGAAGTTCCACATCATATGGGAGATTGTgggaagaggagacatcattatCGAGAGGGTAGCCTCTGCAGATAACCTTGCTGATCCACTTACCAAGCCcctgccaggaccatt GAGAGCACCACAGTGGTATGGTTGGGTGTAG